One Pseudalkalibacillus hwajinpoensis genomic window carries:
- a CDS encoding murein hydrolase activator EnvC family protein, translating to MRRIFTLLGITILIVGASPPGFTYASENKIEKKINQIQKDKDKTKTTTEEKQDELQKNQSEQMTIETQIKRLDEDITQASEEIENKQDEIKDNKDAIATLKLEVNKVEERIEERNTLLKGRVRSIYQKGGSIQYIDVLLGAENFGNLVQRFVTLSTIAEHDKTIIEEHEADLKLLEQQKKEMQRMSKLLENQLVALEEAKDALNSKIEEKNRLMNSLQEQEEQISNEITDLREIESNLNAQEDALRLELKKQQEREAAARKKAEEEATRERAEKEAAKEDVEKEVEEEQPKTMQKPVSNATSNSGENNDNSSNENHSPQKEGSTNDEKTAEALVKKSESGFMMPTAGRLTSTIGERWNKFHAGIDIAKSGIVPVVASAAGTVSRSYYSTSYGNVVFITHYINGQQYTTVYAHMRDRTVSTGQSVSQGQQVGNQGNTGNSFGQHLHFELHKGAWNSSKSNAVNPLSYIN from the coding sequence TTGAGAAGAATATTTACTTTGTTAGGAATTACTATTTTAATAGTAGGAGCCTCACCACCCGGTTTTACATATGCTAGTGAGAATAAAATTGAGAAAAAGATTAATCAAATACAAAAGGATAAAGATAAAACAAAAACCACTACAGAAGAAAAACAAGACGAACTTCAAAAAAATCAAAGTGAGCAAATGACTATTGAAACACAGATAAAAAGACTAGATGAAGACATTACTCAAGCAAGTGAAGAAATAGAAAACAAACAAGATGAGATTAAAGATAATAAAGATGCAATAGCAACCTTGAAGTTGGAAGTTAATAAGGTTGAAGAACGAATTGAGGAACGAAATACGTTATTAAAAGGAAGAGTTCGATCGATATATCAAAAAGGTGGCTCAATTCAATACATAGATGTATTATTAGGTGCTGAAAATTTCGGGAATTTAGTTCAGCGCTTTGTTACTCTAAGCACAATTGCGGAGCATGATAAGACCATTATAGAAGAACATGAAGCTGATTTAAAGTTGTTGGAACAACAAAAAAAGGAAATGCAACGTATGAGTAAATTGTTAGAGAATCAGTTGGTTGCACTTGAAGAAGCAAAAGATGCTTTAAATAGCAAGATTGAAGAGAAGAACCGACTAATGAATAGCCTTCAAGAACAAGAGGAGCAAATTTCGAACGAGATTACTGACCTTAGAGAAATCGAATCGAATTTAAATGCTCAAGAGGATGCACTTCGACTAGAATTGAAAAAGCAGCAAGAACGTGAAGCAGCTGCAAGGAAAAAAGCAGAGGAAGAAGCCACCAGGGAAAGGGCAGAAAAAGAAGCAGCTAAGGAAGATGTAGAAAAAGAAGTTGAAGAGGAACAACCAAAAACAATGCAAAAACCAGTATCAAACGCTACATCCAATTCAGGAGAAAACAATGACAACTCATCAAATGAGAATCACTCACCTCAAAAAGAGGGTTCTACCAACGATGAAAAGACCGCCGAAGCTTTAGTAAAGAAGAGTGAATCTGGATTTATGATGCCTACAGCCGGAAGATTAACTTCAACTATCGGGGAACGATGGAATAAATTTCATGCAGGTATTGATATAGCGAAATCTGGAATTGTTCCAGTTGTAGCATCAGCTGCGGGTACTGTCAGTCGATCTTATTATTCAACAAGCTATGGAAATGTCGTGTTTATCACTCATTATATTAATGGGCAGCAATACACGACAGTCTATGCACATATGAGAGACCGTACGGTAAGTACAGGGCAAAGCGTTTCTCAGGGCCAACAGGTTGGGAATCAAGGAAACACAGGAAACTCCTTTGGACAACATCTACATTTTGAACTTCATAAGGGTGCCTGGAACTCTTCTAAGTCAAATGCAGTGAATCCACTTAGCTATATCAATTAA
- the lgt gene encoding prolipoprotein diacylglyceryl transferase produces MESTIQPLSRIAIEVGPVTVYWYGVIIAFGAFLGLSFVLKEAERLSFNKEIFIDLILYAVPISIIFARIYYVLFSWDYYKDNPGDIIAIWEGGIAIHGALIGAVLTTVVFSRIKKVSFWKLVDIAAPGLLIGQAIGRWGNFMNQEAHGGPVTRSFLEGLALPDWLVNQMFIEGTYYHPTFLYESLWNVLGLILILIIRRKVSLKRGELFLSYVIWYSIGRFFIEGMRTDSLMLTSSIRMAQAISVTLIILSMILIYYRRKQINSLPNYADKS; encoded by the coding sequence ATGGAGTCTACCATTCAACCACTAAGTCGTATTGCAATTGAAGTAGGTCCAGTCACCGTTTACTGGTACGGAGTAATTATTGCATTTGGTGCATTTCTTGGATTATCTTTTGTTCTGAAGGAAGCTGAACGATTAAGTTTTAATAAAGAAATATTTATAGATTTAATCTTATATGCTGTTCCTATATCAATAATATTTGCGAGAATCTATTATGTACTATTTAGCTGGGATTACTATAAAGATAATCCAGGAGATATTATTGCAATATGGGAAGGCGGTATCGCGATCCATGGAGCTTTAATTGGTGCTGTCTTAACAACAGTGGTTTTTTCGAGAATAAAAAAAGTTTCATTTTGGAAACTAGTTGATATTGCTGCTCCAGGCTTATTAATTGGACAGGCAATAGGTCGCTGGGGAAACTTCATGAATCAGGAAGCTCATGGAGGTCCAGTCACACGGAGCTTTCTTGAAGGTCTTGCTCTACCTGATTGGTTAGTGAATCAAATGTTTATAGAGGGGACGTATTACCACCCTACTTTTCTATATGAATCACTTTGGAATGTGCTTGGTTTGATCCTGATACTTATTATTCGAAGAAAAGTGAGCTTAAAACGAGGAGAGTTGTTCCTTAGCTATGTGATCTGGTATTCAATTGGAAGGTTTTTTATCGAGGGGATGCGTACAGACAGTTTGATGTTAACTTCTTCTATTAGAATGGCACAGGCTATATCAGTCACGTTAATTATATTGAGTATGATCTTAATCTACTATCGTAGAAAACAAATAAATTCACTACCTAACTATGCTGATAAGTCTTAA
- a CDS encoding cytochrome c biogenesis CcdA family protein: MVDVSIFLAFGAGLLSFISPCCLPLYPAFLSYITGISVDEIKEGNGMLQRRAILHTLSFLLGFSIIFVVLGLSTSLIGTLFIKYNNLIRQIGAVIIFFFGLVVVGIYKPTFLMGEKKITLKNRPSGYVGSSLIGMGFAAGWTPCTGPILAAVIALGISNPGQGLIYMIAYTAGFSVPFLLMSFFIGRMKWIKKYNRKIIKIGGFTMMLMGVLLYFDFMTKLTSFLAGRFFDGFTGF, from the coding sequence GTGGTTGATGTGAGTATCTTTCTGGCGTTCGGAGCGGGCTTGCTTTCGTTTATTTCTCCCTGTTGTCTACCTTTATACCCTGCTTTTCTTTCATATATTACTGGGATTTCTGTAGATGAAATCAAAGAAGGAAATGGGATGTTACAGCGCAGGGCAATTCTTCACACCCTCTCTTTCTTACTGGGATTTTCCATCATTTTCGTCGTACTAGGTCTATCAACATCCTTAATAGGGACTCTTTTTATTAAATATAACAATCTAATTAGACAGATTGGCGCTGTTATCATCTTCTTTTTTGGGTTGGTAGTCGTAGGGATTTATAAGCCTACATTTTTAATGGGTGAAAAGAAAATCACTCTTAAAAATCGGCCTTCTGGTTACGTTGGTTCTAGTTTGATTGGAATGGGTTTCGCTGCCGGATGGACCCCATGCACAGGTCCTATACTAGCTGCGGTAATTGCGTTAGGAATTTCGAACCCAGGTCAAGGATTAATCTATATGATTGCTTATACGGCTGGATTTTCAGTCCCCTTTCTATTAATGTCTTTTTTTATTGGCAGAATGAAATGGATAAAGAAATACAACCGCAAAATAATCAAAATAGGTGGTTTCACAATGATGTTGATGGGCGTTCTTTTATACTTTGATTTCATGACGAAATTAACTTCATTTTTAGCTGGGCGTTTTTTTGATGGATTTACTGGATTTTAG
- a CDS encoding PAS domain-containing protein, whose translation MNHHPGMKKEREAKQLFDSSIDGIFIFNDKGYLCDMNPGAQDLSGLDESKNGLVYHFNNRIVRN comes from the coding sequence ATGAATCACCACCCAGGAATGAAAAAAGAAAGAGAAGCAAAACAACTATTCGATTCAAGTATTGATGGTATTTTTATATTCAATGATAAAGGGTACTTATGTGATATGAATCCTGGTGCACAGGATTTGAGTGGATTGGATGAGTCTAAAAATGGGTTGGTATATCATTTTAACAATAGAATCGTTAGAAATTGA
- a CDS encoding IS110 family transposase: protein MGQSPMAKHLASWTGLSPGNHESAGKRKSTQSIKGNPHIKTALCESDWAVSKSRNKRLGIVCCY, encoded by the coding sequence ATGGGCCAATCCCCAATGGCCAAACACCTTGCTTCCTGGACAGGATTATCACCAGGAAATCATGAAAGTGCTGGAAAAAGAAAAAGCACCCAATCTATCAAAGGTAATCCTCATATTAAAACCGCCTTATGTGAATCTGACTGGGCCGTCTCAAAAAGTCGAAACAAACGATTAGGTATCGTCTGCTGTTATTAG
- a CDS encoding DUF302 domain-containing protein yields the protein MKFDFTLKTSLAIDEVVSSLEQSLKEDGFGVLWDFDLTGKLQEKGMDFNTPYRVLEVCNPKEAERVLNENKMVGYFLPCKIVVYEEDGETFVGLPRPTALIDFINNQKLSDIASDIEKRLTTSIETALFSSR from the coding sequence GTGAAATTCGATTTTACGCTCAAAACATCTTTAGCAATTGATGAAGTTGTAAGTTCACTTGAGCAATCGCTTAAAGAGGATGGATTTGGAGTTCTCTGGGATTTTGATTTAACAGGTAAGCTTCAGGAAAAGGGCATGGATTTCAATACGCCATATCGTGTACTTGAAGTATGCAATCCTAAAGAAGCTGAACGTGTGCTGAATGAAAATAAAATGGTCGGATACTTCTTGCCTTGTAAAATTGTCGTCTACGAAGAAGATGGTGAAACATTTGTTGGTCTGCCAAGGCCAACTGCTTTAATTGATTTTATTAATAATCAGAAATTGAGCGACATAGCGAGTGATATTGAAAAACGTTTAACGACATCCATTGAAACTGCGCTTTTTTCCAGTCGATAG
- the copZ gene encoding copper chaperone CopZ, with amino-acid sequence MEQSTITIKGMTCNHCKTAVETALTELDGVSGVEVDVKKGKADVSYDSSKVTVSDMNEAVEDQGYDVV; translated from the coding sequence ATGGAACAATCAACAATCACTATCAAAGGGATGACATGTAATCACTGCAAAACGGCGGTTGAAACGGCATTAACTGAGTTAGATGGTGTGTCAGGAGTAGAGGTAGATGTGAAAAAAGGTAAAGCAGATGTATCATACGATTCATCAAAGGTTACTGTTTCTGATATGAATGAAGCAGTCGAAGATCAAGGATATGACGTGGTATAG